Proteins encoded by one window of Bradyrhizobium sp. B097:
- a CDS encoding glycosyltransferase family 1 protein, giving the protein MTKILVVSEALGEPNHKRGIFHFTRELIRSLADDGHELTLLVETTRRYRKLRQRQQRTRLLPDGSRLIELLALYRFLDEADMNAPVMRSSGGLRRTVDWFRGKLRAATSLEFAVSFLRALHLLPAGVSLIENHADGLEYIPTDLRHLKLFGDFLLEPGFYSYQDTSALLRLPPPRVDARGYDVILVDTPTRVAIQRKRGAKVICVVHDLLPLTDLKLSDVATRLFLSRLFTSLQQADELAFVSHYSLGRFRALLPQFAHLPARVVYPRTRFDAPALPAAGAPSGRPYFVVIVSAEPRKNLAAVIRAFRKLPQADLVVIGYTGAPSLTRNAPPNVRFSGYVEEHEKAALIADSHGLIMPSLAEGFGVPIIEALAANTPVLCSDIAVFREVAGELADYFDPFSIDAISASVTRVLAEQEQWRNKIRARRTELADRFGHHTQARDLLSHRVVAEAAAAVPAPPAAIAAFNGATV; this is encoded by the coding sequence ATGACAAAGATCCTGGTCGTCAGCGAGGCGCTCGGCGAACCCAACCACAAGCGCGGCATCTTCCATTTCACGCGTGAATTGATCCGCTCGCTGGCCGACGACGGCCACGAGCTGACGCTGCTGGTCGAGACCACCCGCCGCTATCGCAAGCTGCGCCAGCGCCAGCAGCGCACAAGGCTGCTGCCCGACGGCTCGCGGCTGATCGAGCTGCTCGCGCTCTATCGCTTCCTCGACGAAGCCGACATGAATGCGCCTGTCATGCGCAGCAGCGGCGGCTTGCGCCGCACCGTCGACTGGTTCCGCGGCAAGCTCCGCGCCGCGACCTCGCTGGAATTCGCCGTCAGCTTCCTGCGCGCGCTCCATTTGCTGCCGGCCGGCGTCAGCCTGATCGAGAACCACGCCGACGGCCTCGAATACATCCCGACCGATTTGCGCCATCTCAAGCTGTTCGGCGATTTCCTGCTCGAACCCGGCTTCTACAGCTATCAGGACACCTCAGCGCTGCTGCGGCTGCCGCCGCCGCGGGTCGATGCGCGCGGCTACGACGTCATTCTCGTCGACACGCCGACGCGGGTCGCGATCCAGCGCAAGCGCGGCGCCAAGGTGATCTGCGTCGTGCATGACCTGTTGCCGCTCACCGATCTCAAGCTCAGCGACGTCGCAACGCGGCTGTTCCTGTCGCGCCTGTTCACCAGCCTGCAGCAGGCCGACGAGCTCGCCTTCGTCTCGCATTACAGCCTGGGCCGGTTCCGCGCCTTGCTTCCGCAGTTCGCGCATCTGCCGGCGCGGGTGGTCTATCCCCGCACCAGGTTCGATGCACCGGCGCTGCCGGCAGCCGGTGCCCCGAGCGGACGGCCGTACTTCGTCGTGATCGTCTCCGCCGAGCCGCGCAAGAACCTCGCCGCGGTCATCCGCGCCTTCCGCAAATTGCCCCAGGCCGACCTCGTCGTGATCGGCTACACCGGCGCGCCGAGCCTGACCCGCAATGCGCCGCCCAACGTCCGCTTCTCCGGCTATGTCGAGGAGCACGAGAAGGCCGCGCTGATTGCCGATTCCCATGGCCTGATCATGCCGAGCCTCGCCGAAGGCTTCGGCGTGCCGATCATCGAGGCGCTGGCCGCGAACACGCCGGTGCTGTGCTCCGACATCGCCGTGTTCCGCGAGGTCGCGGGCGAGCTCGCCGACTATTTCGACCCGTTCTCGATTGATGCGATTAGCGCCTCGGTCACCCGGGTGCTGGCTGAGCAGGAGCAATGGCGGAACAAGATCCGCGCGCGCCGGACCGAGCTCGCCGACCGCTTCGGCCACCATACCCAGGCGCGCGACCTGCTGTCCCATCGGGTCGTCGCGGAAGCCGCGGCCGCCGTGCCAGCGCCGCCTGCCGCGATCGCCGCATTCAACGGCGCCACCGTGTAG
- a CDS encoding glycosyltransferase, which produces MIGLNAQARRPSVLHIFKVYYPDLFGGTLTVIRDICASLRDTFDAAVLVCSRSGGERQIVVNDVAVERVHSFGDVLSLPAAPTYPWRLWRRIAEHDLLALHAPFPLADLVFAFGLGRARPLVVHWHADIVSHAALRFLVEPMMRRTLRRAAAIIVSDPVLIETTPLLQEFSDKCHAVPFGVDVEKYDRPAAQPDDVNARGRLVLACGRLVPYKGFDVLVRAAHARNFEVWIVGEGRERGNLEQLIRDYGLQDRVRLLGSVSESERVKLMRIADVFVMPSVTNAETFGLAQLEAMAASRPIVNTALDTGVPHVARDGLEAITVPPGDPTALADAIETLINDPERRRRMGQAARHRAMTKYSTSAFKEGVETVYRKVVTEEAAPKDAGSLASAPRPRTAGLVGAIQIAAALAWSDVRHRYVRSLLGPFWMSIQMAIMVAVLGSVIGHLSNASAVARLPMLAASLTAWTFLNSVVLDATTALQGSASLIKDRALPPVIFLLQCTFRQALFAAHNAVVPLILWLVLTPRDVGGAIAALPGLVLFAICTLGASLVLGALATRYRDIKPIIESSLTLAFLASPIIWTPEMIDRGSTVMRLNPLTHLFAVWRDPLASGHVAMPSVIYVLACLAALAVAATVTVAQLRKAAFWI; this is translated from the coding sequence ATGATTGGTCTCAACGCGCAGGCCCGGCGTCCGTCGGTGCTCCACATCTTCAAGGTCTACTACCCCGACCTGTTCGGCGGCACGCTGACCGTGATCCGCGACATCTGCGCCTCCCTGAGGGACACGTTCGACGCCGCCGTGTTGGTCTGCTCGCGCTCCGGAGGCGAGCGGCAGATCGTGGTCAATGACGTTGCCGTCGAGCGCGTGCACTCGTTCGGCGACGTGCTGTCGCTGCCGGCGGCGCCGACCTATCCGTGGCGGCTGTGGCGCCGCATCGCCGAGCACGATCTGCTGGCGCTGCACGCGCCCTTCCCGCTCGCCGACCTCGTGTTCGCATTCGGGCTCGGCCGCGCGCGTCCGCTGGTGGTGCACTGGCACGCCGACATCGTCTCGCACGCGGCCTTGCGCTTTCTGGTCGAGCCGATGATGCGGCGAACCCTGCGGCGTGCCGCCGCGATCATCGTCTCCGATCCGGTGCTGATCGAAACCACGCCGCTGCTTCAGGAGTTTTCCGACAAGTGCCACGCCGTTCCGTTCGGCGTCGATGTCGAGAAATATGACCGGCCCGCCGCGCAACCCGACGACGTCAACGCCCGCGGCCGCCTCGTCCTCGCCTGCGGCCGGCTGGTGCCCTACAAGGGCTTTGACGTGCTGGTGCGCGCCGCCCACGCCCGCAATTTCGAGGTCTGGATCGTCGGCGAGGGCCGCGAGCGCGGCAATCTCGAGCAGCTGATCCGCGACTATGGCCTGCAGGACCGCGTCCGCCTGCTCGGCTCGGTGTCCGAGAGCGAACGCGTCAAGCTGATGCGCATCGCCGATGTCTTCGTGATGCCGTCGGTGACCAATGCCGAGACCTTCGGGCTGGCCCAGCTCGAGGCGATGGCGGCGAGCCGTCCGATCGTCAACACCGCGCTCGACACCGGCGTTCCGCATGTCGCCCGCGACGGCCTCGAGGCCATCACCGTGCCGCCCGGCGATCCCACCGCGCTCGCCGATGCCATCGAGACGCTGATCAACGATCCCGAGCGGCGCCGCCGCATGGGGCAGGCCGCGCGGCATCGCGCGATGACGAAATACTCGACATCAGCCTTCAAGGAGGGAGTGGAGACGGTGTACCGCAAGGTCGTGACCGAAGAGGCCGCCCCAAAGGACGCAGGGTCACTAGCCTCAGCCCCGCGCCCCCGAACGGCCGGTCTCGTCGGCGCGATCCAGATCGCGGCAGCGCTGGCCTGGTCAGACGTCCGCCATCGCTACGTCCGCTCCCTCCTTGGACCCTTCTGGATGTCGATCCAGATGGCGATCATGGTGGCCGTGCTTGGCTCGGTCATCGGCCATCTCTCCAACGCCAGCGCGGTGGCGCGGCTGCCGATGCTGGCGGCGAGCCTCACCGCCTGGACCTTCCTCAACAGCGTCGTGCTCGACGCCACCACCGCGCTGCAGGGCTCGGCCAGCCTGATCAAGGATCGCGCGCTGCCACCGGTGATCTTCCTGCTGCAGTGTACTTTCCGCCAGGCGCTCTTCGCGGCGCACAACGCGGTCGTGCCGCTGATCCTGTGGCTCGTGCTGACGCCGCGGGATGTGGGCGGCGCCATCGCCGCGCTGCCCGGCCTCGTCCTGTTCGCCATCTGCACGCTCGGCGCCAGCCTCGTGCTCGGTGCGTTGGCGACGCGCTACCGTGACATAAAGCCGATCATCGAGTCCTCGCTGACGCTGGCCTTCCTAGCGTCGCCGATCATCTGGACGCCTGAGATGATCGATCGCGGCTCGACGGTGATGCGGCTCAATCCGCTGACGCATCTGTTCGCGGTCTGGCGCGACCCGCTGGCATCGGGCCATGTCGCGATGCCGAGCGTGATCTACGTGCTGGCCTGCCTTGCTGCGCTCGCGGTCGCGGCGACCGTGACGGTCGCTCAATTGCGCAAAGCGGCATTCTGGATCTAG
- a CDS encoding DUF5666 domain-containing protein, which yields MKSPPVMSRRALLIGFWLGGTSLAGAQVKKRGNDQGIGGTGITGSDQGIGGTGIVGVIQRFGSIYVNGERVAYAADVPVRIDGEAASAKALRIGQLARVVAERDAGGTLSTKRIDVASEVTGPVEQVKSGELMVLGQKVAWSGRESWLKVGAHVAVFGLRRTDGVVVASLVQERHDAAMRVAGPLERDHDGAFRIGELKLTGVDAALVGQRVQAEGHVAQGVMQVSRSRADDFSDLAGAKRLLIEAYVRRVGNDLQLGSGFVARDHSRFSPAADTRVVVNAQLSGTRELRVESVQSVTRFPGSSVRSPGTPGRGSGGGGSGPGHGSGPGGRGAPAGGPGGSGPGGSPGGPSGAPGGGPPGGGGPAPDPLNGGTAGPGPGGFGSPGGPFGPGGGGPFGPGGGFGGGGPPGGGRR from the coding sequence ATGAAAAGCCCGCCGGTCATGTCCCGCCGCGCGCTGCTGATCGGTTTCTGGCTCGGTGGAACCTCGCTCGCCGGCGCGCAGGTCAAGAAGCGCGGCAACGATCAGGGTATCGGCGGCACCGGGATCACCGGCTCCGACCAGGGCATCGGTGGCACCGGCATTGTCGGTGTGATCCAGCGGTTCGGCTCGATCTACGTCAATGGCGAGCGCGTCGCCTATGCGGCCGACGTGCCGGTCCGGATCGACGGCGAGGCGGCGAGCGCCAAAGCGCTGCGGATCGGCCAGCTCGCGCGCGTGGTGGCAGAGCGCGATGCCGGCGGCACGCTGTCGACCAAACGCATCGACGTGGCGAGCGAAGTGACCGGGCCGGTCGAGCAGGTGAAATCGGGCGAGCTGATGGTGCTCGGTCAGAAGGTCGCCTGGAGCGGCCGCGAGAGCTGGCTGAAGGTCGGCGCGCATGTCGCCGTGTTCGGCCTGCGCCGCACCGATGGCGTCGTCGTCGCAAGCCTGGTGCAGGAGCGCCATGACGCTGCGATGCGCGTCGCAGGACCGCTCGAGCGCGACCACGACGGAGCGTTCCGGATCGGCGAGCTCAAGCTGACCGGCGTCGATGCAGCTTTGGTCGGTCAACGCGTGCAGGCCGAAGGCCATGTTGCGCAGGGCGTGATGCAGGTCTCGCGCAGCCGCGCCGATGACTTCTCCGATCTCGCCGGCGCCAAGCGGCTGTTGATCGAGGCCTATGTGCGGCGGGTCGGCAACGACCTGCAGCTCGGCTCCGGCTTCGTCGCGCGCGACCACTCGCGCTTTTCACCGGCCGCCGATACGCGCGTGGTGGTCAACGCGCAGCTGTCGGGGACACGCGAGCTGCGCGTCGAGTCGGTGCAATCGGTCACGAGATTCCCGGGCTCGTCGGTGCGGAGCCCCGGCACACCGGGCCGCGGCTCCGGCGGAGGCGGCTCTGGGCCCGGGCATGGATCCGGACCGGGCGGGCGCGGTGCGCCAGCTGGCGGCCCCGGCGGCAGCGGCCCAGGTGGCAGCCCTGGCGGGCCGTCTGGTGCGCCCGGTGGCGGGCCGCCCGGTGGCGGCGGTCCTGCGCCCGATCCGCTGAATGGCGGAACGGCCGGCCCCGGTCCGGGCGGCTTCGGCTCGCCCGGCGGACCCTTCGGCCCCGGCGGCGGGGGCCCATTCGGGCCCGGCGGCGGATTCGGTGGCGGCGGGCCGCCCGGTGGCGGCCGTCGCTAA
- a CDS encoding ABC transporter ATP-binding protein — translation MASIHLRDVCLDYPLYGAYDFSLKRRLLGRLFRQTSEMRTIRAVDNISIEAKAGARIGLAGPNGSGKSTLLRLIAGVFPATSGEVEISGNIVPLLGLGAGVNLDFVAADNINLLLRISGRKPTPAILDEIWAFTELEARMQRLPLRMFSSGMLMRVLFATATAFPADILLLDEWLSVVDENFSAKAEQRLRKMVEAAAIVIIASHDQGLLRRTCNRIINLDHGRITSTVALDPPVLHHLELREITA, via the coding sequence ATGGCAAGCATCCACCTCCGTGACGTCTGCCTCGATTATCCGCTGTACGGCGCCTACGACTTTTCCCTGAAGCGCCGCCTGCTCGGCCGCCTGTTCCGCCAGACCAGCGAGATGCGCACCATCCGCGCGGTCGACAACATCTCGATCGAGGCGAAGGCCGGCGCCCGCATCGGCCTCGCCGGGCCGAACGGCTCCGGCAAGTCAACTTTGCTGCGGCTGATCGCCGGCGTGTTTCCGGCAACCAGCGGCGAGGTCGAGATATCAGGCAATATCGTGCCGCTGCTCGGCCTCGGTGCCGGCGTCAATCTCGATTTCGTCGCCGCCGACAATATCAACCTGCTGCTGCGGATCTCCGGACGCAAGCCGACGCCGGCGATCCTGGACGAGATCTGGGCGTTCACCGAGCTGGAGGCGCGCATGCAGCGGCTGCCGCTGCGCATGTTCTCCTCGGGTATGCTGATGCGCGTGCTGTTCGCGACCGCGACCGCGTTTCCCGCCGACATCCTGCTGCTCGACGAATGGCTCAGCGTGGTCGACGAGAATTTCTCGGCCAAGGCCGAGCAGCGGCTGCGCAAGATGGTCGAGGCAGCTGCGATCGTGATCATCGCCTCGCACGACCAGGGGCTGCTGCGCCGAACCTGCAACCGCATCATCAATCTCGACCACGGCCGCATCACCAGCACTGTTGCGCTGGATCCGCCCGTCCTGCATCACCTTGAGCTCAGAGAAATAACCGCATGA
- a CDS encoding O-antigen ligase family protein, which produces MTTESHAFGGAEPALRWRDRVRAWSGSIAYVRTTDILIVLAAASLPWSTTALAVFMLLWLVAVIPTIDWEQFILDLAQPAFALPVALVALAVFGVAWSETGWTERLQGIKPLGKLLLLPFLLGYFQRSQRGLWVFSAFLVSCTLMMILSWIVLALPQLKLAHTASDGVPVKNYLDQSQEFVLCVFALMLPALTALRARQWRIAAGALALILLFVANMFYVVSARTALVTMPVLLILFAALHLSRRATRLLFTAVALASLLVWTTSPYLRHRIADIGLEYRAHDTSGIASTAQRLTYWRKSVKFITEAPLLGHGTGAIKHMFRQDAAGQTGLNAEVINNPHNQTFNVAIQWGLIGTVLLYAMWTTHVRLFAGRDLVTWVGLAVVVQNITSSLLNSHLSDFHEGWMYVIGVGVAGGMTLRARRPGEGPGG; this is translated from the coding sequence ATGACCACGGAATCCCACGCGTTCGGCGGCGCCGAGCCCGCACTGCGCTGGCGCGACCGCGTCCGTGCCTGGTCCGGCTCAATCGCCTATGTCCGCACGACCGATATCCTGATCGTGCTCGCCGCGGCCTCGCTGCCATGGTCGACGACGGCGCTTGCCGTCTTCATGCTGCTGTGGCTCGTCGCCGTGATCCCGACCATCGACTGGGAGCAGTTCATTCTCGACCTCGCGCAACCGGCCTTTGCATTGCCGGTGGCGCTGGTCGCGCTCGCGGTGTTCGGCGTGGCGTGGTCGGAGACCGGCTGGACCGAACGGCTGCAAGGCATCAAGCCGCTCGGCAAGCTGCTGCTGCTGCCGTTCCTGCTCGGCTACTTCCAGCGCTCGCAGCGCGGACTCTGGGTGTTCTCAGCTTTCCTGGTGTCCTGCACCTTGATGATGATCCTGTCCTGGATCGTGCTGGCGCTGCCGCAGCTCAAGCTTGCGCACACCGCCTCCGACGGCGTGCCGGTCAAGAACTACCTCGACCAGAGCCAGGAATTCGTGCTGTGCGTCTTCGCGCTGATGCTGCCGGCGTTGACGGCGCTGCGGGCCCGGCAATGGCGCATCGCAGCCGGCGCCCTCGCGCTGATCCTGCTGTTCGTCGCCAACATGTTCTATGTCGTCTCGGCGCGGACGGCGCTGGTCACCATGCCGGTCTTGCTGATCCTGTTCGCCGCGCTGCATCTGTCCCGCCGCGCCACGCGGCTGCTGTTCACCGCTGTCGCGCTGGCGAGCCTGCTGGTGTGGACGACGTCGCCCTATCTGCGTCACCGCATCGCCGACATCGGCCTCGAGTATCGCGCCCACGATACGTCCGGGATCGCCTCGACCGCACAGCGCCTGACCTATTGGCGGAAGTCGGTGAAGTTCATCACCGAGGCGCCGCTGCTCGGGCACGGCACCGGCGCGATCAAGCACATGTTCAGGCAGGATGCCGCCGGACAAACCGGCCTAAACGCCGAGGTGATCAACAACCCGCACAACCAGACCTTCAATGTCGCGATCCAGTGGGGGCTGATCGGCACCGTGCTGCTGTACGCGATGTGGACCACCCACGTCAGGCTGTTCGCCGGCCGCGATCTCGTGACCTGGGTCGGGCTTGCCGTCGTCGTGCAGAACATCACGAGCTCGCTGCTCAACTCGCATCTGTCCGATTTTCACGAGGGCTGGATGTACGTGATCGGCGTCGGCGTCGCCGGCGGCATGACGCTGCGCGCCCGCCGACCCGGAGAAGGTCCTGGCGGATAG
- a CDS encoding ABC transporter substrate-binding protein — MPARSGYIGAIVAFASAALITTSATAQKKYDPGASDGEIKIGNIMPYSGPASSYGVIGKTEVAFFKMINEQGGINGRKITFISYDDAYSPPKAIEQARKLVESDEVLLIFQALGTPSNSAIMKYMNAKKVPQLFVASGGTKFGDPKNFPWTMGFQPNYQSEGRIYAKYIRDKFPDSKIAVFWQNDDAGKDQFKGLKDGLGDKAGMIIADKSYEVSDPSIDSQIVALHDSGADIFFSWAAPKGSAQAIRKVGELGWKPKFFLANTATTVASVLKPAGLEYAKGIISTQYLKDPTDPTWDKDPAVVKWRGFMDKYYPEGDKANFNNVYGYVQSEAMVQVLKQCGDNLTRENVMKQAASLKNFHSDLMLPGIMVNTSPDDYYPIEQMQLMRFNGEAWELFGDVITGEVGHDATR; from the coding sequence ATGCCGGCTCGTTCTGGATATATTGGCGCGATCGTGGCCTTCGCAAGTGCCGCATTGATCACGACCTCGGCCACCGCGCAGAAGAAATACGATCCCGGCGCAAGTGATGGCGAAATCAAGATCGGCAACATCATGCCGTATAGCGGCCCGGCGTCGTCCTACGGCGTGATCGGCAAGACCGAGGTCGCGTTCTTCAAGATGATCAACGAGCAGGGCGGCATCAATGGCCGCAAGATCACCTTCATCAGCTACGACGATGCCTATTCGCCGCCGAAGGCGATCGAGCAGGCGCGCAAGCTGGTCGAGAGCGACGAGGTGCTGCTGATCTTCCAGGCGCTCGGCACGCCGTCGAATTCGGCAATCATGAAATACATGAATGCCAAGAAGGTGCCGCAATTGTTCGTCGCCTCCGGTGGCACCAAATTCGGCGACCCCAAGAATTTTCCCTGGACGATGGGCTTTCAGCCCAACTACCAGAGCGAGGGGCGCATCTATGCGAAATACATTCGTGACAAATTCCCCGACAGCAAGATCGCGGTGTTCTGGCAGAATGACGACGCCGGCAAGGATCAGTTCAAGGGCCTGAAGGACGGGCTTGGCGACAAGGCGGGCATGATCATCGCCGACAAGTCATACGAAGTCTCCGATCCCTCGATCGATTCGCAGATCGTCGCGCTGCACGATTCCGGCGCCGACATCTTCTTCTCCTGGGCGGCGCCGAAGGGATCGGCGCAGGCGATCCGGAAAGTGGGCGAGCTCGGCTGGAAGCCGAAGTTCTTCCTCGCCAACACCGCGACCACGGTCGCCTCGGTGCTGAAGCCGGCGGGGCTCGAATACGCCAAGGGCATCATCTCGACCCAATACCTGAAGGATCCGACCGACCCAACCTGGGACAAGGACCCCGCGGTCGTGAAGTGGCGCGGCTTTATGGACAAATACTATCCTGAAGGGGACAAGGCCAATTTCAACAACGTCTACGGCTATGTGCAGTCGGAGGCCATGGTGCAGGTGCTGAAGCAATGCGGCGACAATCTCACGCGCGAGAACGTCATGAAGCAGGCGGCCAGCCTGAAGAACTTCCACTCCGACCTGATGCTGCCGGGCATCATGGTCAACACCTCGCCCGACGACTACTACCCGATCGAGCAGATGCAATTGATGCGGTTCAACGGCGAAGCGTGGGAGCTGTTCGGCGACGTCATCACGGGTGAGGTCGGGCACGACGCGACGCGGTAG
- a CDS encoding DUF6502 family protein, translating into MNAKPPKSKPGSSAPIAAAKLHAPLARMLRPLVRLCVRGGMTFPALTQLLRELYVNVAEHDFALEGKEQTDSRVSLLTGIHRKEVARLRGAGAPVNAVPATLSRTSAIIARWLAAPEFTDAKGDPLPLPRTADGGAPSFETLVESITKDVRPRAVLDEWLDRKLVTINDRDEIMLVEEAFVPHGDDDRKWHYLGRNLHDHVAAAELNVSSATPRFLERAVHYDGLSAKLAKRLEGRSRELAMEALKVANREANRALAKDKGGDYRWNFGIYIYREGPDGPVDEDADEGGAA; encoded by the coding sequence ATGAATGCCAAGCCCCCGAAGTCGAAGCCGGGATCGTCTGCGCCGATCGCCGCCGCGAAGCTGCACGCGCCGCTGGCGCGGATGCTGCGCCCGCTGGTGCGGCTTTGCGTCCGCGGCGGCATGACATTTCCGGCGCTGACCCAGCTGCTGCGCGAGCTCTATGTCAACGTCGCCGAGCACGACTTCGCGCTCGAGGGTAAGGAGCAGACCGACAGCCGCGTCAGCCTCTTGACCGGCATCCACCGCAAGGAGGTCGCGCGGCTGCGCGGCGCAGGCGCGCCGGTCAATGCGGTGCCGGCAACACTGTCGCGCACCAGCGCGATCATCGCGCGCTGGCTGGCCGCGCCGGAATTCACCGACGCCAAGGGCGATCCCCTGCCGTTGCCGCGCACCGCCGATGGCGGCGCACCGTCGTTCGAGACGCTGGTCGAATCGATCACCAAGGATGTGCGGCCGCGCGCGGTGCTCGACGAATGGCTCGACCGCAAGCTCGTCACCATCAATGATCGCGACGAGATCATGCTGGTCGAGGAGGCCTTCGTCCCGCATGGCGACGACGATCGCAAATGGCACTATCTCGGCCGCAATTTGCACGACCATGTCGCGGCTGCCGAACTCAACGTGTCGTCGGCGACGCCGCGCTTCCTCGAACGCGCGGTACATTACGACGGGCTGTCGGCCAAGCTGGCAAAACGGCTCGAGGGGCGCTCGCGCGAGCTCGCGATGGAGGCGCTGAAGGTCGCCAACCGCGAGGCCAACCGCGCCTTGGCCAAGGACAAGGGCGGCGACTACCGCTGGAATTTCGGCATCTACATCTATCGCGAGGGCCCCGACGGTCCGGTCGATGAAGATGCCGACGAAGGCGGTGCGGCATGA
- a CDS encoding carbamoyltransferase C-terminal domain-containing protein, with product MRKPDIRTGPRHPRIAAAGYEITRRLSERALAKRGLHKANGEFAQRTIASIREKLQRGETVYIAGLACPGTHNTGVALVEVTQKDGPRLIVNNEEERFSGNKHTNEFPQHALDDMRKVLQRMGRDVGDIAAFVTTWDYPALLAMLIRTSLEEAPASIKLLSAPIAPAINLRQMDQVRRIARRLGRMYGLGEQLPLICMPHHDNHAWYSFTASPFADVRERVAIAVLDGTGDVGSISLYVAENGEMKQLYCNESLFDSLGAFYTVISSSQGGWTWLSSEGRYMGAAAWGDMNRATNPYYQRLKAVLQLGPNGSVRLNRAMANWYADPADNPYHQPLIDILGPPLRPDQLWNPDAVLRVEDINHRPDTRDRVDKAAATQLVFEDAMIHVIDHLLRITGTDRLVLTGGVALNALGNMRLLEHFDEAWFERAQQRKTRLHMWVPPVPGDPGVPIGAAWLFAHMAGAARGAPLSHAFYCGLPPSNADITAALRADDVASTEIGNVATSEGRDAVADLMASMVAQGGVIAIYQGAAETGPRALGHRSILANPCDPEVRRRLNERVKYREAIRPLAPMATLQAARDYFELEDGASDDDYNAYNYMVLTAHSKPEARAKIPAVVHADGTGRIQIVREADDPLTYAYLKALGRHIGVEMSVNTSFNVAGPIAQTPAQAMDTLRRSRGLDAVVLVADDGTAYAAWHGGERDSGRFTGWYAAWKQARG from the coding sequence TTGCGTAAACCGGACATTCGTACCGGTCCGCGGCATCCGCGTATTGCGGCCGCGGGCTATGAGATCACGCGCCGCCTCAGTGAACGTGCGTTGGCGAAGCGTGGCCTGCACAAGGCCAATGGCGAGTTCGCGCAGCGCACGATCGCTTCGATCCGCGAAAAGCTGCAGCGCGGCGAGACCGTCTACATCGCCGGCCTTGCCTGCCCCGGCACCCACAACACCGGCGTCGCGCTGGTCGAGGTCACCCAAAAGGACGGGCCGCGCCTGATCGTCAACAACGAGGAAGAGCGCTTTTCCGGAAACAAACACACCAACGAGTTTCCGCAACACGCGCTCGACGACATGCGCAAGGTGTTGCAGCGGATGGGCCGCGACGTCGGCGACATCGCGGCTTTCGTCACCACGTGGGACTATCCGGCGCTGCTGGCGATGCTGATCCGCACCTCGCTCGAGGAAGCGCCGGCCAGCATTAAATTGCTGAGCGCGCCGATCGCGCCGGCGATCAACCTGCGCCAGATGGACCAGGTGCGGCGCATCGCACGCAGGCTCGGCAGGATGTACGGGCTTGGCGAACAGCTGCCGCTGATCTGCATGCCGCATCATGACAATCACGCCTGGTACTCGTTCACCGCATCGCCGTTCGCCGATGTGCGCGAGCGTGTCGCGATCGCGGTGCTCGACGGCACCGGCGACGTCGGCTCGATTTCGCTCTATGTCGCCGAGAACGGCGAGATGAAGCAGCTCTATTGCAACGAGAGCCTGTTCGATTCGCTCGGCGCCTTCTACACCGTGATCTCGTCGAGCCAGGGCGGCTGGACCTGGCTCTCCAGCGAGGGCCGCTACATGGGCGCCGCCGCCTGGGGCGACATGAACCGCGCCACCAATCCCTATTATCAGCGCCTGAAGGCGGTGCTGCAGCTCGGGCCCAATGGCAGCGTGCGGCTCAACCGCGCGATGGCCAATTGGTACGCCGACCCCGCCGACAATCCCTATCATCAACCGCTGATCGATATTCTCGGGCCGCCGCTGCGGCCCGACCAGCTCTGGAATCCCGACGCCGTGCTGCGCGTCGAGGACATCAATCACCGCCCCGACACCAGGGACCGCGTCGACAAGGCCGCCGCCACCCAGTTGGTGTTCGAGGACGCGATGATCCATGTCATCGATCATCTCCTGCGCATCACCGGCACCGACCGCCTGGTGCTGACCGGCGGCGTGGCGCTGAACGCGCTCGGCAACATGCGGCTGCTCGAGCACTTTGACGAGGCGTGGTTCGAACGCGCGCAGCAGCGCAAGACGCGGCTGCATATGTGGGTGCCGCCAGTGCCCGGCGATCCCGGCGTGCCGATCGGCGCGGCCTGGCTGTTCGCGCATATGGCGGGCGCGGCGCGCGGCGCGCCGCTGTCGCATGCCTTCTATTGTGGCCTGCCGCCCTCGAACGCCGACATCACCGCGGCACTGCGTGCCGACGACGTCGCCTCCACGGAGATCGGCAATGTCGCGACATCGGAAGGACGCGATGCGGTCGCCGATCTGATGGCCAGCATGGTGGCGCAAGGCGGCGTGATCGCGATCTATCAGGGCGCGGCCGAAACCGGCCCGCGCGCGCTCGGCCATCGCTCGATCCTCGCCAACCCCTGCGACCCCGAGGTGCGCAGGCGGCTCAACGAGCGCGTCAAGTATCGCGAGGCGATCCGGCCGCTGGCGCCGATGGCGACGCTGCAGGCCGCGCGCGACTATTTCGAGCTCGAAGACGGCGCGTCCGACGACGACTACAACGCCTACAATTACATGGTGCTCACGGCGCATTCGAAGCCGGAGGCCCGCGCCAAGATTCCCGCCGTGGTGCATGCCGACGGCACCGGCCGCATCCAGATCGTGCGCGAGGCCGACGATCCCCTCACCTACGCTTATCTGAAGGCGCTCGGCCGCCATATCGGCGTCGAGATGTCGGTCAACACGTCGTTCAATGTGGCGGGCCCGATTGCGCAGACGCCGGCTCAGGCGATGGACACGCTGCGTCGTTCCAGGGGGCTCGATGCCGTGGTGCTGGTCGCCGACGACGGCACCGCCTACGCCGCCTGGCACGGCGGCGAGCGTGACAGCGGCCGCTTCACCGGCTGGTATGCGGCGTGGAAGCAGGCGCGCGGCTGA